The following are encoded together in the Kutzneria kofuensis genome:
- a CDS encoding helix-turn-helix domain-containing protein: MRDDRELHGAWRRFQRHDFPPPSPDLAAYVDHYWIVSWSYAEPYRQKIVPYPRVNLTIADDGTAAVTGVASEHGIRVLEGDRTVLGVAFRPGGFRPFLGQSVSTITDRVVPAAEIFGPELPPEPTVEAVEELLRRQRPEPDRRAEEAADIVATIAAKPEITRVDELVRAFGMTVRQLQRLFADYVGINPKWVIRRYRLHEVTERLAKGAKIDWAGLAAELGYADQAHFVRDFTKMFGETPTHYAQRY; this comes from the coding sequence GTGAGGGACGACCGGGAGCTGCACGGCGCCTGGCGGCGGTTCCAGCGCCACGACTTCCCGCCGCCGTCGCCGGACCTCGCGGCGTACGTGGACCACTACTGGATCGTCAGCTGGTCGTACGCGGAGCCGTACCGGCAGAAGATCGTGCCCTATCCGCGGGTCAACCTGACCATCGCCGACGACGGCACGGCGGCGGTCACCGGCGTCGCCAGCGAACACGGAATCCGCGTCCTGGAAGGCGATCGCACGGTTCTCGGCGTCGCCTTCCGGCCCGGCGGCTTCCGGCCGTTCCTCGGCCAGTCGGTCAGCACGATCACCGACCGGGTGGTGCCCGCGGCGGAGATCTTCGGCCCAGAGCTGCCGCCCGAGCCGACGGTCGAGGCCGTGGAGGAGCTGCTGCGACGGCAGCGGCCGGAGCCCGATCGGCGGGCGGAGGAGGCGGCGGACATCGTCGCCACCATCGCCGCGAAGCCCGAGATCACCCGGGTCGACGAACTCGTGCGAGCGTTCGGCATGACCGTCCGCCAGCTGCAGCGGCTGTTCGCGGACTACGTCGGCATCAACCCGAAATGGGTGATCCGGCGCTACCGCCTGCACGAGGTGACCGAGCGCCTGGCCAAGGGCGCGAAGATCGACTGGGCGGGCCTCGCCGCCGAGTTGGGCTACGCCGACCAGGCGCACTTCGTGCGTGACTTCACCAAGATGTTCGGGGAGACGCCGACGCACTACGCCCAGCGGTACTAG
- a CDS encoding cation diffusion facilitator family transporter → MTPQHGHGHGHRHSRWAKLRHLVTPHSHDSADRVDTALETSRQGMRTLAWSFAALFVTAVAQLAVVLVSGSVALLGDTIHNFADALTAVPLGVAFLLGRRAATRRYTYGLGRAEDLAGVVVVLIIAGSAVVAGWQAVDRLFHPQTVDHLWVVAAAGVIGFLGNEIVARYRIVVGRRIGSAALVADGVHARTDGFTSLAVVLGAGGVALGFPLADPIIGLGITVAILFVLRDAAREVFRRLMDAVDPATIDLAERTASEVPNVLAAGQVRMRWIGHTLRAELAVTVDADLTVEQAHRIAHDVEHRLVHAVPRLAAATVHTEPAVRAGDAHQTLAHHR, encoded by the coding sequence GTGACGCCTCAACACGGACACGGTCACGGCCACCGGCACTCGCGGTGGGCGAAGCTGCGGCATCTGGTCACGCCGCACAGCCATGACAGCGCCGATCGCGTCGACACGGCGTTGGAGACCAGCCGGCAGGGCATGCGGACCCTGGCGTGGTCCTTCGCCGCGCTGTTCGTCACGGCTGTCGCGCAGCTCGCGGTGGTGCTGGTCAGCGGCTCCGTGGCGTTGCTCGGCGACACCATCCACAACTTCGCCGACGCGCTGACGGCCGTGCCGCTCGGCGTCGCGTTCCTGCTCGGCCGCCGCGCCGCCACCCGCCGCTACACGTACGGTCTGGGCCGCGCGGAGGACCTCGCCGGGGTTGTGGTCGTTCTGATCATCGCCGGCTCCGCGGTGGTCGCCGGCTGGCAGGCCGTCGACCGCCTCTTCCACCCGCAGACCGTCGATCACCTCTGGGTGGTCGCCGCTGCGGGTGTCATCGGCTTCCTGGGCAACGAGATCGTCGCCCGCTACCGCATTGTCGTCGGCCGCCGCATCGGCTCCGCCGCCCTCGTCGCCGACGGCGTGCACGCCCGGACCGACGGCTTCACCTCGCTCGCCGTTGTCCTCGGCGCCGGGGGAGTGGCTCTCGGTTTCCCGCTCGCCGACCCGATCATCGGGCTCGGCATCACCGTGGCCATCCTGTTCGTGCTTCGCGACGCCGCCCGTGAGGTCTTCCGCCGGCTCATGGACGCCGTCGACCCCGCCACCATCGACCTCGCCGAGCGCACGGCGTCGGAAGTGCCGAATGTCCTTGCCGCCGGCCAGGTTCGGATGCGCTGGATCGGCCACACCCTGCGCGCCGAGCTCGCCGTGACCGTCGACGCCGACCTCACCGTCGAGCAGGCGCACCGCATCGCCCACGACGTCGAACACCGGCTTGTGCATGCCGTTCCCCGTCTCGCCGCCGCCACCGTGCACACCGAGCCCGCCGTCCGCGCCGGCGACGCCCACCAGACCCTCGCGCATCACCGGTGA
- a CDS encoding enoyl-CoA hydratase-related protein: MDEITTAVDGPALTITINRPAKRNALTTAMYRELATALRDHRDVRVVVLTGTGGVFSAGNDLGDFVGDFKADDAVRQFQEAVLDTTAVLVAAVDGPAVGIGATLLLHCDLVYATERSYLQFPFVNLGVVPEFGSSLLLAQRVGRQRAAELLLFGDRLPATTAQELGLVNEVLVNVEELHTRVKDRVSTLLAKPARSLQETRALLHNTIHPHDQLERESVVFGELLDDPDTKARIEAMRR; the protein is encoded by the coding sequence ATGGACGAGATCACCACGGCGGTGGACGGCCCGGCGCTGACGATCACCATCAACCGGCCGGCCAAGCGCAACGCGCTGACCACGGCGATGTACCGCGAGCTCGCGACCGCGCTCCGAGACCATCGCGACGTCCGGGTGGTGGTCCTCACCGGCACCGGCGGCGTGTTCAGCGCGGGCAACGATCTCGGGGACTTCGTCGGCGACTTCAAGGCGGACGACGCCGTGCGGCAGTTCCAGGAGGCGGTGCTCGACACGACGGCGGTGCTGGTCGCGGCGGTCGACGGCCCGGCCGTCGGCATCGGGGCGACACTGTTGCTGCACTGCGATCTCGTGTACGCGACCGAGCGCAGCTATCTGCAGTTCCCGTTCGTCAACCTCGGCGTGGTGCCGGAGTTCGGCAGCAGCCTCCTGCTGGCGCAGCGCGTCGGCCGGCAGCGGGCAGCGGAGCTGCTGCTGTTCGGCGACCGCCTGCCGGCCACCACGGCGCAAGAACTGGGACTGGTCAACGAAGTTCTCGTCAACGTTGAAGAACTGCACACCCGCGTCAAGGACCGGGTGTCCACGCTGCTGGCGAAGCCGGCCCGGTCGCTACAGGAGACCCGGGCGTTGCTGCACAACACAATTCACCCGCACGACCAGCTCGAGCGCGAATCGGTCGTGTTCGGGGAACTGCTCGACGACCCGGACACGAAGGCCCGTATCGAGGCGATGCGCCGCTGA
- a CDS encoding alpha/beta fold hydrolase, translated as MRGERLNDGLTAVVVGEGPPLVTLPGLGKGADLAVKVPPLAGFSATVLARGLNRRVHHIQRPPAMRVGTTLAELAGWHATALRERFDGAVDVMGTSGGGATALQLAIDHPDVVRRLILCTIASRPGEQGKKTLLRLTRGEREGRNDPWAASGLVTRGPRRVLTFVAYAAAAVGGRKRAPGEFALVEAVQNWDVTDRLGEVAAPTLVIAGTRDAIIPFELARATAAGIPDATLLAIEGGDHMTTMFDRRVAPAIREFLDHR; from the coding sequence ATGCGTGGGGAGCGGCTGAACGACGGGTTGACAGCGGTGGTGGTGGGGGAAGGTCCGCCGCTGGTCACGTTGCCAGGGCTGGGCAAGGGGGCGGATCTGGCGGTGAAGGTGCCGCCGCTGGCGGGCTTCTCGGCGACAGTGCTGGCACGGGGGTTGAACCGGCGGGTCCACCACATCCAGCGGCCGCCGGCGATGCGGGTGGGGACGACGCTGGCGGAGCTAGCGGGGTGGCACGCGACGGCGTTGCGAGAGCGGTTCGACGGGGCAGTGGACGTGATGGGCACGTCGGGCGGCGGGGCGACGGCGCTGCAACTGGCGATCGATCATCCGGACGTGGTGCGGCGACTGATCCTCTGCACGATCGCGAGCAGACCGGGTGAGCAGGGAAAGAAAACGCTGCTGCGGCTGACGCGGGGCGAGCGGGAGGGGCGGAACGATCCGTGGGCGGCGAGCGGGCTGGTGACGCGGGGGCCTCGACGCGTGCTGACGTTCGTGGCGTACGCGGCGGCGGCCGTCGGCGGAAGGAAGCGAGCGCCGGGCGAGTTCGCGCTGGTCGAGGCGGTGCAGAACTGGGACGTGACAGACCGCCTCGGCGAGGTTGCGGCGCCGACCCTGGTGATCGCGGGCACGCGGGACGCGATCATCCCGTTCGAACTGGCTCGCGCCACGGCGGCGGGGATCCCGGACGCGACGCTGCTGGCGATCGAGGGCGGCGATCACATGACGACGATGTTCGACCGCAGGGTCGCGCCGGCGATCAGGGAGTTCCTAGATCACCGGTGA
- a CDS encoding ArsR/SmtB family transcription factor — MTFTIDDELWAALGDPTRRRLLDLLLADGAGTATGLSDRLPVTRQAVSKHLGVLERAELVVSHKDGREVRYAVNEAQFARAVRQLAHVGATWDARLRRVAAIAESIQAKRLESGR; from the coding sequence ATGACCTTCACCATCGACGACGAGCTGTGGGCCGCCCTCGGCGACCCGACCCGCCGTCGGCTGCTGGACCTGCTGCTGGCCGACGGCGCCGGCACGGCGACCGGCCTCAGCGACCGACTGCCCGTGACGCGGCAGGCCGTCTCGAAGCACCTCGGCGTCCTGGAGCGCGCCGAACTGGTCGTGTCCCACAAGGACGGTCGTGAGGTGCGGTACGCCGTCAACGAGGCGCAGTTCGCGCGCGCCGTCCGGCAACTCGCCCACGTCGGCGCGACCTGGGATGCCCGACTGCGCCGCGTCGCGGCCATCGCCGAGTCGATCCAGGCGAAGCGCCTAGAATCGGGCCGGTGA
- a CDS encoding acetate--CoA ligase family protein produces the protein MQRLGVFRDPASVAVVGASDNRSKWGYWLAAGALTGAHRRRVDLVNRRGGTVCGQPSAPSLSALDDVPELVALCVPPAHVSDVVDEGLSAGVKGFLGITAAVPAEAELAQRIRAAGARLVGANSLGIVDTATQLCLAWGSFTPGPLAIVSQSGQVGSELALLGVRHGLGISRFVSLGNASDVTATELLADLVDHESTRVVAVYLENFANGAALLDVLRKLGKPTLLLTVGGSAASTRLARSHTGSLTSSLDVVDAACRAAGVARVGTPAEVIDVARALLATRPPRGGRVAIIGDSGGQCGIAADVAHAHQLRVPPVDIAVTLPDGAAQHNPVDLAGAGEQDIANYARVTEAVLRSDHVDAAVLTGYFGRYGLDIPAIGDQEVAVAQRIGEIAATAGKPVLVHSMGPDSATAHALWAAGVPTYDRIEATLSALKGLTAFGRPAELPLPDQTRPIGVLPDGYWETRQVLVDVAFPRAFVARRREDLGNAARLTAPYVLKAAWLEHKSEAGGVRTGLSTPEALARAFDEMAARLGPGEYVVEEQDTRPNTVEILVGGKRDPDFGPLITVGAGGTETEVQHDTATELAPVSPGTARKMLDRLRCARLLHGWRGRPPVDIDGLAELVHRVSVLVAGSPLVGELELNPVRVGPDGPLAVDALIIPTTRLEAHRA, from the coding sequence ATGCAGCGACTGGGCGTGTTCCGCGACCCGGCGTCGGTGGCGGTGGTCGGCGCCTCGGACAACCGGTCCAAGTGGGGCTACTGGCTGGCGGCGGGGGCGTTGACGGGCGCCCACCGCCGCCGGGTCGACCTGGTCAACCGCCGTGGCGGCACCGTCTGCGGGCAGCCGTCCGCCCCGAGCCTCTCGGCGCTGGACGACGTGCCCGAGCTGGTCGCGCTCTGCGTGCCGCCGGCACACGTGTCGGACGTGGTCGACGAGGGGCTTTCGGCCGGCGTCAAGGGTTTCCTCGGCATCACGGCCGCCGTTCCGGCGGAAGCTGAGCTGGCGCAACGGATTCGAGCCGCCGGCGCACGGCTCGTCGGCGCGAACAGCCTCGGCATCGTCGACACGGCGACGCAGTTGTGCCTGGCCTGGGGCAGTTTCACACCGGGCCCGCTGGCGATCGTGTCGCAGAGCGGGCAGGTCGGCTCGGAGCTGGCGCTGCTCGGCGTCCGGCACGGACTGGGCATCTCGCGGTTCGTCTCCCTCGGCAACGCCAGCGACGTCACCGCGACGGAGTTGCTGGCCGACCTGGTCGACCACGAGTCGACCCGTGTCGTCGCCGTCTACCTGGAGAACTTCGCCAACGGCGCGGCGCTGCTCGACGTGTTGCGGAAGCTGGGCAAGCCGACCCTGCTGCTGACCGTCGGCGGCAGCGCGGCGAGCACCCGGCTGGCCCGCTCGCACACCGGATCCCTGACGTCCTCGCTGGACGTCGTGGACGCGGCGTGCCGGGCCGCCGGAGTCGCGCGGGTGGGCACGCCGGCCGAGGTGATCGACGTTGCCCGTGCGCTGCTGGCCACCCGTCCGCCGCGCGGCGGACGGGTGGCGATCATCGGCGACAGTGGCGGCCAGTGCGGGATCGCGGCGGATGTGGCGCACGCCCACCAGCTGCGGGTTCCGCCGGTCGACATCGCCGTGACACTGCCGGACGGCGCGGCGCAGCACAATCCCGTCGACCTGGCCGGCGCGGGCGAGCAGGACATCGCCAACTACGCCCGCGTCACCGAGGCCGTGCTGCGGTCCGACCACGTCGACGCCGCCGTGCTGACCGGCTACTTCGGACGCTACGGGCTGGACATTCCGGCCATCGGCGACCAGGAAGTCGCCGTGGCGCAACGGATCGGCGAGATCGCGGCGACCGCCGGCAAGCCGGTGCTGGTGCACTCCATGGGCCCCGACAGCGCCACCGCGCACGCGTTGTGGGCGGCCGGCGTGCCGACCTACGACCGCATCGAGGCGACATTGTCGGCGCTGAAGGGCCTCACCGCCTTCGGCCGGCCGGCTGAGCTGCCACTCCCCGACCAGACCCGACCCATCGGCGTTCTGCCCGACGGCTACTGGGAGACTCGGCAGGTGCTGGTCGACGTCGCCTTCCCGCGGGCCTTCGTCGCGCGCCGCCGCGAGGACCTCGGCAACGCCGCCCGGCTGACCGCTCCGTACGTGCTCAAGGCCGCCTGGCTGGAGCACAAGAGCGAGGCCGGCGGCGTCCGCACCGGACTGTCCACTCCGGAGGCCCTGGCCCGGGCATTCGACGAGATGGCGGCCCGTCTCGGCCCCGGCGAGTACGTCGTCGAGGAGCAGGACACCCGCCCGAACACCGTCGAGATCCTCGTCGGCGGGAAACGCGACCCCGACTTCGGCCCGCTCATCACGGTCGGCGCCGGCGGCACCGAGACCGAGGTGCAGCACGACACCGCCACCGAGCTGGCCCCGGTTTCCCCGGGAACGGCCCGGAAAATGCTCGACCGGCTCCGCTGTGCCCGGCTGCTGCACGGCTGGCGCGGCCGGCCGCCGGTCGACATCGACGGCCTGGCCGAGCTGGTGCACCGGGTATCCGTGCTGGTCGCGGGCTCGCCGCTGGTCGGCGAGCTGGAGCTGAACCCCGTCCGCGTCGGGCCGGACGGGCCGCTGGCCGTCGACGCCCTGATCATCCCGACGACACGTCTGGAGGCACATCGAGCATGA
- a CDS encoding lysylphosphatidylglycerol synthase transmembrane domain-containing protein: MTAIGWVHEEHKPFVFPWRAVLHWAVVGAALGWVAWRIPDMVAQFTATGVHLDHVQWGWLLVAILSGAGALAAYGELHRQLLVVGGVELPAGTVQGINFAQNAVSTTVPVVGGAGSLGYGITQLRKRGVNGPVAAWSVLMAGLITTVTLIVIGALALAVAGELPAIVAVPIALVIGFGTIGAWQLLTHPAVLRRGLHALLRLAPRSWAERAESSAIALSDNVASMRPSGRRWLALVGVALLSWVLDFVTLVASVLSVDVEIPWAALVVGFLIVQGSIALQILPGGAGLAETGLLGVLLGAGIAAAPAGAIVLFYRAITWLGLAVIGWAVYAVLPRTGRRDAEPELAF; the protein is encoded by the coding sequence ATGACGGCTATCGGGTGGGTGCACGAAGAGCACAAGCCGTTCGTCTTCCCGTGGCGCGCCGTGCTGCACTGGGCCGTGGTCGGGGCCGCACTGGGATGGGTCGCGTGGCGGATCCCGGACATGGTCGCCCAGTTCACCGCGACCGGCGTGCACCTCGACCACGTGCAGTGGGGCTGGCTGCTCGTGGCGATCCTGAGCGGCGCCGGGGCGCTCGCGGCATATGGGGAACTGCACCGGCAGCTGCTGGTCGTGGGCGGCGTCGAGCTGCCGGCCGGCACTGTGCAGGGCATCAACTTCGCGCAGAACGCGGTCTCGACGACGGTGCCCGTGGTCGGCGGGGCCGGGTCGCTCGGCTACGGCATCACGCAGCTGCGCAAGCGTGGCGTGAACGGGCCGGTCGCCGCCTGGTCGGTGCTGATGGCCGGGCTGATCACCACCGTGACGTTGATCGTCATCGGCGCGCTGGCGCTGGCCGTCGCCGGCGAGCTGCCGGCCATCGTGGCGGTGCCGATCGCGTTGGTCATCGGCTTCGGGACGATCGGCGCGTGGCAGCTGCTGACGCACCCGGCCGTGCTGCGCCGCGGCCTGCACGCCCTGCTCCGCCTCGCGCCCCGCAGCTGGGCCGAGCGCGCCGAATCCTCGGCGATCGCGCTGTCGGACAACGTGGCGTCGATGCGCCCCAGCGGCCGCCGGTGGCTGGCGCTCGTGGGCGTCGCGTTGCTGAGCTGGGTCCTCGACTTCGTCACGCTGGTGGCGAGCGTGCTCAGCGTCGACGTCGAGATCCCCTGGGCGGCGCTGGTCGTCGGCTTCCTGATCGTGCAGGGCAGCATCGCGCTGCAGATCCTGCCCGGCGGCGCCGGCCTCGCCGAGACCGGCCTGCTGGGTGTGTTGCTCGGCGCGGGCATCGCCGCCGCGCCGGCCGGCGCGATCGTGTTGTTCTACCGGGCCATCACGTGGCTGGGGCTGGCCGTGATCGGCTGGGCCGTCTACGCCGTGCTGCCGCGCACCGGCCGCCGCGACGCCGAGCCCGAGCTGGCCTTCTAA
- a CDS encoding PIG-L deacetylase family protein — protein MATLVAFHAHPDDEVLLTGGTLAKAAAEGHRVVIVVATDTMVAADEGQPQRMIELRASAHVLGAQRVVHLGYADSGHGPVLYPDPPDRQRFARADVDEAAGRLAELLREERADLLLSYDANGGYRHRDHVKVHVVGKRAAELAGGVRVLEATVPRDFVVRMMRLIRLLRVPFGHDPEAWASAFSPSNAITHRISVRKYAAQKQSALAMHRTQVYGGGRLAAVMRLLVRMPTRLFGLLLGYEWFVEEP, from the coding sequence ATGGCGACCCTGGTGGCGTTCCACGCGCACCCCGACGACGAGGTGCTCCTTACCGGCGGCACACTGGCGAAAGCGGCCGCCGAGGGGCATCGCGTGGTGATCGTCGTGGCGACCGACACCATGGTCGCCGCCGACGAGGGGCAGCCGCAGCGCATGATCGAGCTGCGGGCCAGCGCCCACGTACTGGGCGCGCAGCGGGTCGTGCACCTCGGGTACGCCGACAGCGGTCACGGCCCCGTGCTCTATCCCGACCCGCCGGACCGGCAGCGCTTCGCCCGCGCCGACGTGGACGAGGCCGCCGGCCGGCTCGCCGAGCTGCTTCGCGAGGAACGGGCCGACCTGCTGCTCAGCTACGACGCCAATGGCGGCTACCGGCACCGTGATCACGTCAAGGTGCACGTCGTCGGCAAGCGGGCCGCCGAACTGGCCGGTGGCGTGCGGGTGTTGGAGGCGACAGTGCCGCGTGACTTCGTCGTCCGCATGATGCGGCTGATCCGCCTGCTCCGGGTGCCGTTCGGACACGACCCGGAGGCGTGGGCGAGCGCGTTCAGCCCGTCGAACGCGATCACGCACCGGATCTCCGTGCGGAAGTACGCCGCCCAGAAGCAGTCGGCGCTGGCCATGCATCGCACGCAGGTCTACGGCGGCGGGCGGCTGGCGGCGGTGATGCGGCTGCTGGTGCGGATGCCGACCAGGCTGTTCGGCCTGCTCCTGGGCTACGAATGGTTCGTGGAGGAGCCTTAG
- a CDS encoding ArsR/SmtB family transcription factor — protein sequence MCAHKNMAGASDSHQQIDGERLAVAADVLRHLADPTRLHLLRLLGDGEQDVTTLTTQVAASRSSVSQHLGRLRLAGLVQARRDGRRMLYRITSDHLSGLVDEALGFADHAVLGIPHHHG from the coding sequence ATGTGCGCGCACAAGAACATGGCAGGTGCCAGCGATTCGCACCAGCAGATCGACGGCGAACGGCTCGCCGTCGCCGCCGACGTGCTGCGCCACCTGGCCGACCCGACCCGGCTGCACCTGCTCCGGCTGCTCGGCGACGGCGAGCAGGACGTCACCACCCTGACCACGCAGGTGGCGGCGTCACGGTCATCCGTGTCGCAGCACCTGGGGCGGCTGCGGCTCGCCGGCCTCGTCCAGGCGCGCCGGGACGGCCGGCGGATGCTCTACCGCATCACCAGCGACCACCTGTCGGGGCTGGTCGACGAGGCGCTCGGGTTCGCGGATCACGCGGTGCTGGGGATTCCCCATCACCACGGTTAG
- a CDS encoding acyl-CoA dehydrogenase family protein produces MTIHFPAWPLTDEQRQIVQLCRDFAAKEIRPRAREVDEADVVTPVDLFAKAAEVGITNFMLPEEYGGGGFTDVFTQCLVQEELCWGDPGIGNLLCSNGFYADPILVLGTGEQKRRWLTPLTGPDAPMTALATTEPNAGSDAASMITTARRVEGGYELTGQKAWISNAGAARYYVVFAKTDRSKRSAGVTAFLLERDAPGLRFGEPMRKMGQRAIVCREVFFDNVFVPAEHRLGDEGRGFHGLMGAFDISRVVLGAAAVGAARAAYEFALDYARHRQQFGVPIIEHQAVAFRLSDMATRIESARLLVHHAARQIDAGQRVTGLAAMAKLTASETAMFVTWAAVQTLGGWGYSREFPVEQWMRDVKLEEIEEGTSDIMRLVISRHL; encoded by the coding sequence ATGACCATCCACTTCCCGGCCTGGCCGCTCACCGACGAGCAGCGGCAGATCGTCCAGCTGTGCAGGGACTTCGCCGCCAAGGAGATCCGGCCGCGGGCGCGGGAGGTGGACGAGGCGGACGTGGTGACGCCGGTGGACCTGTTCGCGAAGGCCGCCGAGGTCGGCATCACCAACTTCATGCTGCCCGAGGAGTACGGCGGCGGCGGCTTCACCGACGTGTTCACCCAGTGCCTGGTGCAGGAGGAGCTGTGCTGGGGCGACCCGGGCATCGGGAACCTGCTGTGCTCCAACGGTTTCTACGCCGACCCGATCCTCGTGCTGGGCACCGGTGAGCAGAAGCGCCGGTGGCTGACCCCGCTGACCGGCCCGGACGCCCCGATGACGGCCCTGGCCACCACCGAGCCGAACGCCGGCTCGGACGCGGCGTCGATGATCACCACGGCCCGGCGGGTCGAGGGCGGCTACGAGCTCACCGGCCAGAAGGCGTGGATCTCCAATGCCGGCGCGGCGAGGTACTACGTGGTGTTCGCCAAGACCGACCGCAGCAAGCGGTCCGCGGGCGTGACGGCGTTCCTGCTCGAACGGGACGCGCCCGGCCTGCGGTTCGGCGAGCCGATGCGGAAGATGGGCCAGCGGGCGATCGTCTGCCGGGAGGTCTTCTTCGACAACGTCTTCGTGCCGGCGGAGCACCGGCTCGGCGACGAGGGCCGCGGTTTCCACGGCCTGATGGGCGCTTTCGACATCTCCCGGGTCGTTCTCGGCGCCGCCGCGGTCGGCGCGGCCCGCGCCGCGTACGAGTTCGCACTGGACTACGCCCGCCACCGCCAGCAGTTCGGCGTGCCGATCATCGAGCACCAGGCGGTCGCGTTCCGGCTGTCGGACATGGCGACCCGGATCGAGTCGGCGCGGCTGCTGGTGCACCACGCCGCCCGCCAGATCGACGCCGGCCAGCGGGTCACCGGCCTGGCCGCGATGGCGAAGCTGACCGCGTCCGAGACGGCGATGTTCGTGACCTGGGCGGCCGTGCAGACGCTCGGCGGCTGGGGCTACTCGCGGGAGTTCCCGGTGGAGCAGTGGATGCGGGACGTGAAGCTGGAGGAGATCGAGGAGGGCACCTCGGACATCATGCGGCTGGTGATCTCCCGTCATCTCTGA
- a CDS encoding SRPBCC domain-containing protein has protein sequence MEYGTIEREIHIAATPEVVFEVISKPEHLAAWWGVDARFEAGTMSWHRPERSTVVQVDVVEAEAPKRFAFRWLQPEGESATPRNSFLVTFELSPADGGTLLRLTEAGFREIGWEAAKLEEHYRSHSIGWDEHLADLVTYAADLVRA, from the coding sequence ATGGAGTACGGCACCATCGAGCGGGAGATCCACATCGCCGCCACCCCCGAGGTGGTCTTCGAGGTCATCAGCAAGCCGGAGCACCTGGCCGCCTGGTGGGGCGTCGACGCGCGGTTCGAGGCCGGCACGATGTCCTGGCACCGGCCGGAGCGCTCGACGGTCGTGCAGGTCGACGTCGTCGAGGCGGAAGCCCCGAAGCGGTTCGCGTTCCGTTGGCTGCAGCCGGAAGGCGAGTCGGCGACCCCGCGGAACTCGTTCCTCGTGACGTTCGAGCTGTCGCCGGCCGACGGCGGCACGCTGCTGCGGCTGACCGAGGCCGGTTTTCGGGAGATCGGCTGGGAAGCCGCGAAGCTCGAGGAGCACTACCGTTCCCACAGCATCGGCTGGGACGAGCACCTCGCCGACCTGGTGACCTACGCGGCCGACCTGGTGCGGGCATGA
- a CDS encoding TIGR03086 family metal-binding protein, translating into MLIERATAPLLDLIPELEPHLEARTPCTDYTVRQLINHLLFWAPSLTGGATKEAIAPPAAAESDLDLTTGDCLAALTASITTTVKAWSDPAAWEGTTYMGGPMELPAELVGAMVAGEFVVHGWDLARAAGRDLPVDPDIAEYLEAELAKTAEQARQMGIFGPEVAVAKSAPAMHRVLGLTGRDPGWTVS; encoded by the coding sequence ATGCTGATCGAACGCGCCACCGCTCCACTGCTCGACCTCATCCCGGAACTCGAACCGCACCTGGAGGCCCGGACGCCCTGCACCGACTACACCGTCCGGCAGCTGATCAACCACCTGCTGTTCTGGGCCCCGTCCCTGACCGGCGGCGCGACCAAGGAGGCCATCGCACCGCCGGCCGCAGCGGAGTCCGACCTCGACCTCACCACCGGCGACTGCCTGGCCGCGCTGACGGCCTCGATCACCACCACCGTCAAGGCGTGGAGCGACCCGGCCGCCTGGGAGGGCACGACTTACATGGGCGGCCCGATGGAGCTGCCGGCGGAGCTGGTCGGCGCCATGGTCGCCGGCGAGTTCGTCGTGCACGGCTGGGACCTCGCCCGCGCCGCCGGCCGGGACCTGCCCGTGGACCCGGACATCGCCGAGTACCTGGAAGCCGAGCTGGCCAAGACCGCCGAGCAGGCCCGTCAGATGGGCATCTTCGGACCGGAGGTGGCCGTCGCGAAGTCGGCGCCGGCCATGCACCGCGTCCTCGGCCTGACCGGCCGCGATCCCGGATGGACGGTCAGCTGA
- a CDS encoding TetR/AcrR family transcriptional regulator: MPRPSVEAERKAQILSATCAVIAESGIHDLRLTDVATRAGVSSGTIHYYFDSKQALLHAAFEYNFRHSLERRAAVLAADGNPLELLTRLVESYAPLDAESVSAWRVWAELWVHGLREPELQELNESIYGDWRRTVIGLLRDAQDQGLIGDGDPVLLANTVVAMIDGLAIQVLLGSRNMTVDRMRATCRAYLSGLAG, from the coding sequence GTGCCGCGTCCGAGCGTCGAGGCCGAGCGCAAGGCGCAGATCCTGAGCGCGACGTGCGCGGTGATCGCCGAGTCCGGCATCCACGACCTGCGGCTGACCGACGTGGCGACGCGAGCGGGCGTCAGTTCCGGCACCATCCACTACTACTTCGACAGCAAGCAGGCGCTGCTGCACGCGGCGTTCGAGTACAACTTCCGGCACTCGCTGGAACGCCGCGCCGCGGTGCTCGCCGCCGACGGAAACCCCCTGGAGCTGCTGACCAGGCTCGTCGAGTCGTACGCGCCGCTGGACGCGGAGAGCGTTTCGGCTTGGCGGGTGTGGGCCGAGCTGTGGGTGCACGGGCTGCGCGAGCCGGAGCTGCAGGAGCTCAACGAGAGCATCTACGGCGACTGGCGGCGGACCGTGATCGGGCTGCTCCGCGACGCCCAGGACCAGGGGCTGATCGGGGACGGCGATCCGGTGCTGCTGGCCAACACCGTGGTGGCGATGATCGACGGGCTGGCCATCCAGGTGCTGCTCGGGTCGCGGAACATGACCGTGGACCGGATGCGCGCCACCTGCCGGGCGTACCTGAGCGGGCTCGCCGGCTAG